GGTCGCCTCGCTGAGCACGAACGACACCCGGCACGGCCTCGCCGGCCTGGTGCTCTACCTGTCCGGCAAGGCGAACGGCACGCTCAGCGCGGAAACCGACGCCATGCTGCGGACCTACCTGGAACCACGCATCTCCGACGCCGACTCGGCGGCCGTGATCGAGTGGTCCCGGCCCCGCTCGCCCGCGACGTACCTGGACCGCATCAACGCGAACCGGCCTGCGGTGCTGGCCATCCAGACGTGGAGCGAGACGATGTTCCCGCCGGGCCAGATGGCCGAGTTCTTCCAGCGCCTGACCGTGCCGAAGCGCGCCGAGTTCGTGCCCGGCGACCACGCGGCCACCGAATCCGGCGGCCTGCTCGGGCTGCCCAGCGACACGTGGACCTCGGTCTACCGCTGGTTCGACGCCCACGTGGCGGGCACCGAAACCTCGATCGCAGGCGAACCGCCGGTCGTCACCCGCGCCCGCCCCGGGATGCAGCAACCGGCGTATCGGTCCACTTGGGACGATGTGCTGGGCGAGCCGAGGCGTGCCTACCTCGGCGCCGACACCCTGCAGGACCAGCCCGCCGCGTGGAGCCGCAGCGTGGCGGCGAACCGGGACACCGTCGCCGACGGCGGCGTGCCGCTGGCGACCTACAGCCTGGAGGCGATGACCGGCAACCCGCCGAACATCTTCCTGCCCCAGGTGGACCCGGGCAGTGGCGCGGTGTGGAACCAGGCGCCCACGGGCGAACCGGTCGAGATCCGCGGCTCGATGCACGCGCACCTGACCGTGATCCCGCCCGCCGCGACCGGCACCGCGGTCGCCTACGTCTACGACGTCGACCCGATCGGCATGGGCAGCCTGATCAGCTACCTGCCCTACAGCTGGAAGACCGCCACGCCCGGACAGCCGTTGCCGGCCGACTTCGTGTTCACCCCCACCGCGTACACCGTCGCCGCGGGCCACCACCTCGCGCTCGTCATCGACTCCAAGGACCCGCTGTTCCTGGACTGGAACTCCGGCGGCGGGCGGCTTGGTTTCGCGTCCACCGCCGCCGATCCGGCCTGGCTCGACGTACCTGTGCAACCCGGGAGGGCTTGAGTGACCACCACCATCCGCGAGGAGTTCACCGCGCTGCGCGCCGGCGGCCTCAACTGGGACGTCCTGCCGCTGCGCCTGTTCGCCAAGGGCAACGCGAAGTTCTGGAACCCGGCCGACATCGACTTCGGCCAGGACGCGCGGGACTGGGCGGCGCTGTCGGACGCGCAGCGGTTCGCCGCGACGATGCTGTGCGCGCAGTTCGCCGGCGGCGAGGAGGCCGTCACGCACGACATCCAGCCGTTCCTGTCCGCGATGGCCGCGGAAGGCCGGTTCGCCGACGAGATGTACCTGACCCAGTTCTGCTT
The window above is part of the Amycolatopsis thermoflava N1165 genome. Proteins encoded here:
- a CDS encoding CocE/NonD family hydrolase; its protein translation is MKHRVTAVVLALLGTVLPGVSTAAGGFGTQFLDIHAADGVALGSMVMEPSSPGPHPLAVLIGAWGGGRTQNIVPARDLANRGYVVVSYGARGFGESTGEVEVAGPEDISDVTAVIDWALRNTDADPSHIGVGGVSYGAGIALIASGFDPRIRAVASLSGWADLVASLSTNDTRHGLAGLVLYLSGKANGTLSAETDAMLRTYLEPRISDADSAAVIEWSRPRSPATYLDRINANRPAVLAIQTWSETMFPPGQMAEFFQRLTVPKRAEFVPGDHAATESGGLLGLPSDTWTSVYRWFDAHVAGTETSIAGEPPVVTRARPGMQQPAYRSTWDDVLGEPRRAYLGADTLQDQPAAWSRSVAANRDTVADGGVPLATYSLEAMTGNPPNIFLPQVDPGSGAVWNQAPTGEPVEIRGSMHAHLTVIPPAATGTAVAYVYDVDPIGMGSLISYLPYSWKTATPGQPLPADFVFTPTAYTVAAGHHLALVIDSKDPLFLDWNSGGGRLGFASTAADPAWLDVPVQPGRA